One region of Chryseobacterium sp. SORGH_AS_0447 genomic DNA includes:
- a CDS encoding BT0820 family HAD-type phosphatase, with amino-acid sequence MMNNKKIAVDFDGTIVDDAYPSIGKPKIFAFETLRRLQAEGYRLILWTYRHGKTLDEAVEFCKKNGIEFYAVNSSFEGEVFDSATQSRKLDADWFIDDRNLGGFPGWGEIYNIIQERIEFRVEGKEVLAYSKLKKEKKKGLFW; translated from the coding sequence ATGATGAATAACAAAAAGATTGCTGTAGACTTCGACGGAACCATTGTTGACGATGCTTATCCGTCCATCGGCAAACCAAAGATTTTCGCTTTTGAAACCCTGAGAAGACTTCAGGCCGAAGGATACAGACTGATTTTATGGACTTACAGACACGGCAAAACCCTTGATGAAGCCGTAGAATTCTGCAAAAAAAACGGGATTGAATTTTATGCCGTTAATTCAAGCTTTGAAGGAGAAGTTTTTGATTCCGCTACCCAATCCAGAAAGCTGGATGCAGACTGGTTTATCGACGACCGTAACCTGGGCGGTTTTCCGGGATGGGGAGAAATCTACAACATTATCCAGGAAAGAATCGAATTCAGGGTAGAAGGAAAAGAAGTCCTTGCGTATTCCAAGCTAAAAAAAGAAAAGAAAAAAGGATTATTCTGGTAA
- a CDS encoding inorganic pyrophosphatase: MIPNFKAHPWHGISAGEDAPNVVNVFVEIVPSDTIKYEVDKETGFLKVDRPQKFSNIIPALYGFVPRTYCDTAVMNLAVERGATDVTMGDHDPLDICVLSSHNIHAGGLLMEAIPIGGFKMIDGGEADDKIVAVMIGDHAFGHFRDIAELPEAEVKRLMHYFLTYKNLPDEPAKCRIQEVYGAEHAKTVIKASQEDYLNNYGG, translated from the coding sequence ATGATTCCAAATTTTAAAGCACATCCATGGCACGGAATTTCTGCAGGAGAAGATGCGCCGAATGTTGTAAACGTTTTCGTGGAGATCGTTCCTTCAGACACTATTAAATACGAAGTAGATAAAGAAACAGGATTTTTGAAGGTAGACCGTCCTCAGAAATTCTCTAATATTATTCCGGCTCTTTACGGATTTGTCCCTAGAACGTATTGCGATACTGCGGTCATGAACCTTGCTGTTGAAAGAGGAGCGACAGATGTTACTATGGGAGACCATGATCCGCTTGATATCTGTGTATTGAGTTCTCACAACATCCACGCCGGTGGTCTTTTGATGGAGGCTATTCCAATCGGTGGCTTTAAAATGATCGACGGAGGAGAAGCAGACGATAAAATTGTTGCAGTAATGATCGGTGACCACGCTTTCGGACATTTCAGAGATATTGCTGAACTTCCTGAAGCAGAAGTGAAACGATTAATGCACTACTTCCTGACATACAAAAACTTACCGGATGAGCCTGCAAAATGCAGAATTCAGGAAGTATATGGTGCCGAACATGCAAAAACGGTAATCAAGGCATCTCAGGAAGATTATCTGAACAATTACGGAGGATAA
- a CDS encoding LacI family DNA-binding transcriptional regulator: protein MKRASIKDIARIAGVSVATVSYVLNRKEGSRISDATKEKILEVARSINYTPNKIAKSLKMSKSKLIGLIVADISNDFYSNIARNIEDEAMKLGYTLLIGSCDENPEKFKKLTELFSEQQVDGMIVAPVVDSDEAILKLIAEEYPIVTIDRYLKNVSLPGVMINNAEISAHVCDQLTEKNFDEIIYVGYDTELPHLLDRQEGFEERIKKSGIPLKSVLIGIQNITEEITDRLNENLDLKKRTAIYFSSNKLGIAGLRYLNDHQIRVPENVSVIAFDETEAYHLFPTDISFIQQPLIDMAKESVKLLDAQINNYTPDGERITLQAKYMERNSVK, encoded by the coding sequence ATGAAAAGAGCTTCCATTAAAGACATAGCCAGAATTGCCGGTGTTTCCGTGGCAACGGTATCCTATGTCCTGAACAGAAAAGAAGGAAGCCGGATCAGCGATGCTACGAAAGAGAAAATTCTTGAAGTCGCCCGATCCATCAATTACACCCCCAACAAGATCGCCAAAAGCTTAAAGATGAGCAAAAGTAAGCTCATCGGTCTTATCGTTGCCGATATTTCCAATGATTTTTATTCCAACATCGCCCGTAATATTGAAGATGAGGCGATGAAGCTCGGCTATACACTCCTGATCGGAAGCTGCGATGAAAATCCCGAAAAGTTTAAAAAACTGACGGAACTTTTTTCCGAACAGCAGGTCGACGGAATGATCGTTGCGCCGGTGGTGGATTCCGATGAAGCCATTCTGAAACTGATCGCCGAAGAATATCCGATTGTTACCATCGACCGTTATCTGAAAAATGTAAGCCTTCCCGGTGTGATGATCAATAATGCAGAAATTTCAGCCCATGTCTGTGACCAGCTTACTGAAAAGAATTTTGATGAAATTATTTATGTGGGCTACGATACCGAACTTCCGCACCTGCTCGACAGGCAGGAGGGATTTGAGGAAAGGATTAAAAAATCGGGTATTCCACTGAAAAGTGTCCTGATCGGTATCCAAAATATCACGGAAGAAATAACCGATAGGCTCAACGAAAATCTGGATCTTAAAAAAAGAACCGCAATTTATTTTTCCAGCAACAAGCTGGGAATTGCCGGACTCAGATACCTGAACGACCACCAGATCCGGGTGCCGGAAAATGTGTCCGTAATTGCGTTTGATGAAACTGAAGCCTATCATCTTTTCCCGACCGATATCAGCTTTATTCAGCAGCCGCTCATCGATATGGCTAAAGAATCCGTAAAGCTTCTGGACGCACAGATCAATAATTATACTCCTGACGGAGAAAGAATAACGCTCCAAGCAAAATATATGGAACGCAATTCTGTAAAATAA
- a CDS encoding phytanoyl-CoA dioxygenase family protein: MFKQIRNYKLPYIVYNFFNKKKLKHNIPLYKKYGIPKSYFSSISSKDFEHLPTTERKVDYDRLKETNFYKNLSEENQHSAENFDDLGYLILRNYLTDETTDKINDEIHKLMTDGTIKFRYGGKLMFAIHHSEIIRNIGDNKDLLDFLSILIDGQAKLFQSINFINGSQQKTHSDSIHMTTYPLGGLLGVWIALEDVDENNGALHYIPGSHKLPYFLNSEYDNEGDAFRIGKKSYKAYEEFLEGKVRELGLKKEIFRAKKGDLLIWHANILHGGEPHLDKSRTRKSLVYHYFDENSVCYHEVTQRPALFEL; this comes from the coding sequence ATGTTTAAACAGATCCGAAATTATAAGCTTCCTTATATCGTCTACAACTTTTTCAATAAAAAAAAGCTTAAGCACAATATTCCTTTATATAAAAAATATGGAATTCCTAAAAGTTATTTCTCAAGCATTTCCAGTAAAGATTTTGAACATCTTCCCACAACTGAGCGAAAAGTGGATTATGATAGGTTGAAAGAGACCAATTTCTATAAAAATCTTTCAGAGGAAAATCAACACAGTGCGGAAAATTTTGACGATCTGGGATATTTGATCTTACGAAATTATCTTACCGATGAAACAACCGATAAAATCAATGATGAGATCCATAAATTGATGACTGACGGTACGATTAAATTTCGTTATGGCGGTAAATTGATGTTCGCCATTCATCATTCGGAAATCATTAGAAATATTGGTGACAACAAAGATCTGCTGGATTTTCTTTCTATATTAATAGACGGCCAGGCAAAGCTTTTTCAAAGTATTAATTTCATTAATGGAAGCCAGCAGAAAACCCATTCTGATAGCATTCACATGACGACTTATCCGTTGGGTGGACTTCTTGGAGTTTGGATAGCTTTAGAAGATGTTGATGAAAATAACGGAGCCCTCCACTATATTCCTGGAAGCCATAAATTACCTTATTTTCTTAACTCTGAATACGATAATGAAGGCGATGCTTTCAGGATTGGTAAAAAGAGTTATAAAGCCTATGAAGAATTTCTCGAAGGAAAAGTAAGGGAATTGGGTTTAAAAAAAGAAATTTTCAGAGCAAAAAAAGGAGATCTTCTGATCTGGCATGCCAATATTCTGCACGGTGGTGAACCGCATTTAGATAAATCAAGGACAAGAAAAAGTCTGGTTTACCATTATTTCGATGAAAACAGCGTGTGCTATCATGAAGTCACTCAGCGCCCGGCACTTTTTGAATTGTAA
- the gpmI gene encoding 2,3-bisphosphoglycerate-independent phosphoglycerate mutase, producing the protein MSKKAILAILDGWGLGTNPDVSALDKANTPFIDSCLKNFPHTTLEASGLAVGLPAGQMGNSEVGHMNLGAGRVVYQNLVKLNMAVENGSLGQQKTIQDAFDYAKKENKKVHFIGLVSDGGVHSHINHLKGLLTAAHESGLHENVFVHAFTDGRDCDPHSGKGFIEDLQDHMEKTVGKLATVVGRYYAMDRDKRWERVKIAYDAMVEGVGAQTTNALLEIQKSYDENITDEFMKPIIMIDSTAIGNVVPVAKINDHDVVICFNFRTDRGREITEVLTQHDNPEYFMRKLPLYYVTLTNYDKTFQNVHVVFDEEVLHETMGEILERNHKTQIRIAETEKYPHVTFFFSGGREEPFNGEKRLLCPSPKDVPTYDLKPEMSAYDITNAIVPELEHETADFVCLNFANTDMVGHTGVFEAAVKAAETVDKCIEKVATTAYEHGYAVFILADHGNSDVMINADGSPNTQHSTNLVPFIVMDKDNTWNLKPGKLGDVAPTILKVMGVEIPEVMNGDILVS; encoded by the coding sequence ATGTCAAAAAAAGCAATATTAGCGATCCTTGACGGATGGGGACTGGGAACAAATCCTGACGTTTCAGCACTGGATAAGGCAAACACACCTTTTATCGATAGCTGTCTTAAAAATTTTCCACATACCACACTTGAAGCCAGCGGACTTGCGGTAGGCCTGCCTGCCGGACAGATGGGGAATTCCGAAGTAGGGCATATGAACCTGGGAGCGGGAAGAGTAGTGTACCAGAACCTCGTAAAGCTGAATATGGCAGTAGAAAACGGTTCCTTAGGACAGCAGAAGACCATTCAGGATGCTTTTGATTATGCTAAAAAAGAAAATAAAAAAGTACATTTCATCGGCTTGGTTTCCGATGGAGGAGTACATTCACATATCAACCATTTAAAAGGCCTCTTAACGGCTGCCCATGAATCCGGGCTACACGAAAATGTTTTTGTACATGCTTTTACGGATGGGCGCGATTGTGATCCGCACTCGGGAAAAGGATTTATCGAAGATCTTCAGGACCATATGGAAAAAACCGTCGGAAAACTGGCGACGGTAGTCGGAAGATATTATGCGATGGATCGTGACAAAAGATGGGAGCGTGTAAAAATTGCCTACGACGCGATGGTAGAAGGTGTAGGAGCGCAGACAACAAATGCCCTTTTGGAAATTCAAAAGTCGTATGATGAGAATATTACCGATGAATTCATGAAACCGATTATCATGATCGATTCCACTGCCATAGGAAATGTTGTACCGGTGGCTAAAATCAATGATCATGATGTGGTGATTTGCTTCAATTTCCGTACAGACCGTGGCCGTGAAATTACCGAGGTGCTTACCCAGCACGACAACCCGGAATATTTTATGAGAAAACTGCCGTTGTACTATGTCACCTTAACTAATTACGATAAAACGTTCCAGAATGTCCATGTGGTTTTTGATGAAGAAGTTTTGCATGAAACGATGGGAGAAATCCTGGAAAGAAACCATAAGACGCAGATCAGAATTGCAGAAACGGAAAAATATCCTCACGTAACCTTTTTCTTTTCCGGGGGAAGAGAAGAGCCTTTTAACGGAGAAAAAAGACTGCTTTGCCCGAGCCCGAAAGATGTTCCAACCTACGATCTGAAGCCTGAAATGTCAGCTTATGACATTACCAATGCCATTGTACCGGAACTGGAACATGAAACGGCGGATTTTGTATGTCTGAATTTTGCCAATACCGATATGGTGGGCCACACAGGGGTTTTCGAAGCAGCAGTAAAAGCAGCGGAAACCGTAGATAAATGTATTGAAAAAGTAGCAACTACAGCTTACGAACATGGATATGCCGTTTTTATCCTGGCAGACCACGGAAACTCCGACGTGATGATCAATGCGGATGGATCGCCGAATACACAGCACTCTACCAACCTGGTACCTTTCATTGTGATGGATAAAGACAACACCTGGAATCTTAAACCAGGAAAATTAGGAGATGTAGCGCCTACAATTCTAAAAGTAATGGGGGTAGAAATACCGGAAGTAATGAACGGAGATATCCTGGTAAGCTAA
- a CDS encoding Crp/Fnr family transcriptional regulator yields MSIDEILDRIYPLPESSKISLKESIKEVSYPKNFCLMEAGKFVPYVYFVKTGIVRAYASAEEKDITFWFGSEGEPVVSMKSYVENNPGYENIELLEPCEMYKLKTENLKKLYHEDIHIANWGRKFAERELVKTEELIISRQFKTALERYKDLMRDKPDLLKRVQLGHIASYLGITQVSLSRIRAEMK; encoded by the coding sequence ATGAGCATTGATGAAATTCTGGACCGCATCTACCCTCTTCCCGAGTCGTCGAAAATCAGCCTAAAAGAATCTATTAAGGAAGTATCTTATCCTAAGAATTTCTGTCTGATGGAAGCCGGTAAATTTGTTCCGTATGTCTATTTTGTAAAAACAGGAATTGTCCGTGCTTATGCCTCTGCAGAGGAGAAAGACATTACTTTCTGGTTCGGAAGTGAAGGCGAACCGGTGGTCTCGATGAAAAGCTATGTGGAAAACAATCCGGGTTATGAGAATATAGAATTGCTGGAGCCGTGCGAAATGTATAAGCTGAAAACCGAAAATCTGAAAAAATTATATCACGAAGATATTCATATCGCCAACTGGGGCCGGAAATTTGCCGAACGCGAACTGGTAAAAACCGAGGAACTGATTATTTCCAGACAGTTCAAAACTGCTCTGGAACGGTATAAAGACCTGATGCGTGACAAGCCTGATCTTTTAAAACGTGTTCAGCTGGGACACATCGCTTCTTATTTGGGAATTACGCAGGTGAGCCTGAGCAGGATCCGGGCGGAGATGAAATGA
- a CDS encoding T9SS type A sorting domain-containing protein, whose product MKKTFFLLFAGGFLFAQNSELFTNNWYISKIVTAGQTVTTPAMSITLSQSEFTTYPSPGSGYAFNSRYFNSCQIATTFTGVNTFTKMSSACTLAMYGGNNASAVNSFDQQHTDFYIYPALGSTFEYEIVANSSGKTLIITNPSNGNKVFYNNSNIFLGTKETEGKNDFVTFVNPVKERLIVENIENNLSIQIFNMLGQKIYEGKTADNKVQVDTQNFAAGQYMLIIHNKKPYKFIKE is encoded by the coding sequence ATGAAAAAAACTTTCTTTCTTTTATTTGCGGGTGGATTTTTATTTGCTCAAAATTCTGAATTATTTACCAACAACTGGTATATTTCCAAAATTGTAACTGCAGGACAAACGGTAACAACGCCAGCAATGAGTATTACTCTTTCACAATCGGAATTTACAACCTATCCGTCTCCGGGAAGCGGTTATGCATTTAATTCCAGATATTTTAACAGCTGCCAGATCGCAACCACCTTTACCGGGGTAAATACATTTACTAAAATGAGTTCCGCATGCACATTAGCTATGTACGGAGGTAATAACGCTTCAGCTGTGAACAGCTTTGATCAGCAACATACAGACTTTTATATATATCCTGCCCTAGGAAGTACTTTTGAATATGAAATCGTAGCAAACAGTTCAGGCAAAACTTTAATTATCACCAATCCTTCCAATGGAAATAAAGTGTTTTACAACAACAGCAATATATTTTTGGGAACAAAAGAAACTGAAGGTAAAAACGATTTCGTAACTTTCGTCAATCCCGTAAAAGAACGTCTAATAGTAGAAAATATTGAAAATAATCTTTCGATACAGATTTTCAATATGCTAGGTCAAAAAATATATGAAGGAAAGACTGCTGATAACAAAGTCCAGGTTGATACGCAAAATTTTGCAGCAGGACAATATATGCTGATCATTCACAACAAAAAACCCTACAAGTTCATCAAGGAATAA
- a CDS encoding class I SAM-dependent methyltransferase — translation MKKITKLLLNKIPRPVLIKMSIWARPLIYQFFKGDKFIDPIDGKSYRKFLPYGYGSQRENALSPGTLSLERHRQMWLYLQNETDFFIKNYKVLHIAPEQEFLRKFKRMRNLDYISADLYSPIVDVKADILNLPFADESFDIVFCNHVLEHIEDDAKAMSELYRILRPGGWGIVQVPMKNALEKTYEDFTIKDPKERQKHFGQYDHVRWYGMDYFERLKKAGFETDINFYSQTFSEEEIKKYGLRKNEILPVIYKKN, via the coding sequence ATGAAAAAAATCACTAAACTTTTACTGAATAAAATTCCCCGTCCGGTGCTGATCAAAATGAGTATCTGGGCGCGGCCGCTTATTTATCAGTTTTTTAAAGGCGATAAGTTTATTGATCCTATTGATGGGAAATCATATCGAAAATTCCTCCCGTACGGATACGGAAGCCAGCGGGAAAATGCTTTGTCTCCGGGAACATTGAGCCTGGAAAGACACCGCCAGATGTGGCTGTACCTTCAGAACGAAACTGATTTTTTCATTAAAAATTATAAAGTTCTACACATCGCTCCCGAACAGGAATTTTTAAGAAAGTTCAAAAGGATGCGAAATCTGGACTACATTTCCGCAGATCTCTATTCTCCAATTGTCGATGTAAAAGCAGATATTCTGAACCTGCCTTTTGCCGACGAAAGTTTTGATATTGTATTCTGCAACCATGTGCTGGAACATATTGAAGATGACGCGAAAGCAATGAGTGAATTGTACAGGATTCTTAGACCGGGAGGCTGGGGAATCGTACAGGTTCCGATGAAAAATGCACTGGAGAAAACCTATGAAGATTTCACGATTAAAGATCCCAAAGAGCGCCAGAAACATTTCGGGCAGTACGACCATGTCCGCTGGTACGGAATGGACTATTTCGAACGTCTGAAAAAAGCGGGATTTGAAACTGATATCAACTTTTATTCACAAACTTTTTCCGAAGAAGAAATTAAAAAATACGGGCTGAGAAAAAATGAAATTCTGCCTGTGATCTATAAGAAAAATTAA
- a CDS encoding multidrug efflux SMR transporter — MNWMILVVAGLFEVAFASCLGKVKETSGTAMYLWFAGFLISLTVSMLLLIKATQTLPIGTAYAVWTGIGAVGTALMGIFFFKDPVTFWRIFFIVTLIGSVIGLKAVSPH; from the coding sequence ATGAATTGGATGATCCTGGTTGTTGCCGGTCTGTTTGAGGTTGCTTTTGCCTCATGTCTCGGAAAAGTAAAAGAAACAAGTGGAACTGCCATGTACCTGTGGTTTGCCGGGTTTCTGATCTCTCTTACGGTAAGCATGCTGCTGCTGATCAAAGCTACCCAAACGCTTCCAATCGGAACCGCATATGCCGTCTGGACGGGAATCGGTGCCGTGGGAACTGCACTGATGGGAATTTTCTTTTTTAAAGATCCGGTAACGTTCTGGAGAATATTTTTTATTGTTACCTTAATCGGTTCGGTGATCGGACTAAAAGCAGTATCGCCTCACTAA
- the map gene encoding type I methionyl aminopeptidase: MIQLKTIDELRLMKQSAQLVSRTLGMLAKEIKPGITTLYLDKLAHDFIKDHGAEPAFLGYGGFPYSLCISPNEQVVHGFPSKEEIKEGDVLSVDCGAVLNGFVGDHAYTFEIGEVKPETKKLLKVAKESLYKGIEQCVRGKRIGDISHAIQAHCEKEGYGVVRELVGHGVGRQMHEDPQVPNYGRQGSGKVIKDGLTIAIEPMINLGTEKVKFHNDGWTVTTLDNQPSAHFEHDVAVINGKPVLLSTFQYIYDALGIASDEEKAFQLDF, encoded by the coding sequence ATGATTCAGTTAAAGACAATAGACGAATTGCGTCTTATGAAGCAGAGTGCCCAACTGGTTTCCAGAACGCTGGGAATGCTGGCTAAAGAAATCAAGCCGGGAATTACTACTCTGTATTTAGATAAATTAGCCCACGATTTTATTAAAGATCATGGTGCTGAGCCTGCATTTTTAGGATACGGAGGTTTTCCGTATTCGCTTTGTATCTCTCCAAACGAGCAGGTAGTACACGGTTTTCCAAGCAAAGAAGAAATAAAGGAAGGTGATGTGCTTTCTGTAGACTGTGGCGCTGTTTTGAACGGTTTTGTCGGAGACCACGCCTATACTTTCGAAATCGGTGAAGTAAAGCCGGAGACCAAAAAGCTGCTGAAAGTTGCCAAAGAATCTTTATACAAAGGAATTGAACAATGTGTAAGAGGAAAAAGGATTGGTGATATTTCACATGCGATCCAGGCGCACTGCGAAAAAGAAGGCTATGGGGTCGTAAGAGAGCTTGTAGGCCACGGAGTAGGAAGGCAGATGCATGAAGACCCTCAGGTTCCGAACTACGGAAGACAGGGAAGCGGAAAAGTCATCAAAGATGGTTTGACAATCGCTATTGAACCGATGATCAACCTAGGCACCGAAAAAGTGAAATTCCATAATGACGGATGGACAGTAACTACCTTGGATAATCAGCCTTCAGCCCATTTTGAGCATGATGTGGCGGTAATCAACGGAAAACCGGTACTGCTTTCAACATTCCAATATATTTATGATGCATTGGGAATTGCGAGCGATGAAGAAAAAGCGTTCCAACTGGATTTTTAA
- a CDS encoding carbohydrate kinase, translated as MINNKESYVVCFGEVLWDIFPEGSRAGGAPFNAAYNIHKMGTDVKMLSRIGNDELGHKLEDKIKSWGITTEYIQIDDEKPTSTVLAKIDQHNEASYEIINHVAWDYIEFLPEHKELVSNAEAFVFGSLSARNEKTRETLLQLLEYAKLKIFDVNFRPPFIDVELIKTLLHKADIVKMNKAEMREIMAYFGEEYRSEDESAAFIRNHFNIKEIVLTKGSKGARYFFGNHNYGFEAVPITIADTVGSGDAFLSGFISKRIKGASAEEIMNQAISLGAFITSKAGACPDYDYAEFDQFRIVHTI; from the coding sequence ATGATAAATAATAAAGAGTCGTATGTCGTATGCTTTGGAGAAGTGCTTTGGGATATTTTTCCTGAAGGTTCCAGAGCAGGAGGAGCACCTTTCAATGCAGCTTACAATATCCACAAAATGGGTACCGATGTAAAAATGCTGAGCAGGATCGGGAATGATGAGTTGGGGCACAAACTGGAAGATAAAATTAAAAGCTGGGGCATCACCACAGAATACATCCAGATTGACGATGAGAAACCGACCAGTACGGTGCTGGCAAAAATCGATCAGCATAATGAAGCGTCTTACGAAATCATCAACCATGTGGCATGGGATTATATCGAGTTTCTGCCAGAACATAAAGAACTTGTTTCCAACGCGGAGGCATTTGTCTTCGGAAGCCTTTCTGCAAGAAACGAAAAGACAAGAGAAACGCTTCTTCAGTTGCTTGAGTATGCAAAACTTAAAATCTTTGACGTTAATTTCAGACCGCCTTTTATTGACGTTGAACTCATTAAAACGCTGCTACATAAAGCAGACATCGTAAAGATGAACAAAGCGGAAATGCGTGAAATTATGGCCTATTTCGGGGAAGAGTACAGAAGCGAAGACGAAAGCGCTGCATTTATCCGGAATCATTTTAATATCAAGGAAATCGTTCTGACGAAAGGCAGCAAAGGCGCTAGATATTTTTTCGGAAACCATAACTACGGATTTGAGGCGGTGCCGATTACGATTGCAGATACGGTAGGAAGCGGAGATGCTTTTCTATCAGGATTTATTTCAAAAAGAATCAAAGGGGCCAGTGCGGAGGAAATTATGAATCAGGCTATTTCGCTGGGTGCTTTTATTACTTCTAAAGCAGGGGCATGTCCCGATTACGATTATGCTG
- a CDS encoding acyl-ACP desaturase, with product MYQQLVRKEVMGILEKEVGSFLDKFLTPIEKIWQPSDYLPDPSSENFKYDLEEIQTFAREMPYDLFVTLIGDCITEEALPSYESWLMGVDGVDQEQKEIGWANWVRAWTAEENRHGDLLSKYLYLCGRVNMREVEVTTQYLINDGFDLGTSMDPYRNFVYTSFQETATNISHRRVGTLAKQCGNGKLAKMCGVIAADEARHAKAYKHFVAKILEIDPSEMILAFEDMMRKKIVMPAHMMRQSGQKAGELWGHFSDAAQRCMVYTGQDYINIMKELLDEWKIEHVKGLNEKAEKAQEYLMKLPARLQKITDRISTPDLQFQFNWVKS from the coding sequence ATGTATCAACAGCTCGTAAGAAAAGAAGTAATGGGAATCTTGGAAAAGGAAGTCGGTTCTTTTCTGGATAAATTTTTAACGCCGATTGAAAAAATCTGGCAGCCTTCCGATTATCTTCCTGATCCTTCCAGCGAGAACTTCAAATACGATTTAGAAGAAATCCAGACGTTCGCAAGAGAAATGCCGTACGATCTTTTCGTAACACTTATCGGCGACTGTATTACGGAGGAAGCTTTGCCTTCTTACGAATCATGGCTGATGGGAGTAGACGGTGTAGATCAGGAACAGAAAGAAATCGGCTGGGCCAACTGGGTGAGAGCCTGGACCGCTGAGGAAAACAGACACGGAGACCTTTTAAGCAAGTACCTCTATCTGTGCGGAAGAGTAAATATGCGGGAAGTTGAAGTAACTACCCAATATCTGATCAACGACGGTTTTGATCTGGGTACCAGCATGGACCCTTACCGAAACTTCGTTTACACCAGCTTCCAAGAAACTGCGACCAACATTTCCCACAGAAGGGTAGGTACATTGGCTAAGCAGTGCGGAAACGGAAAGCTGGCGAAAATGTGCGGGGTGATTGCTGCCGATGAAGCGAGACACGCAAAAGCATATAAACATTTTGTTGCCAAAATTCTAGAAATCGATCCATCCGAAATGATTCTTGCATTCGAAGACATGATGCGTAAAAAAATCGTTATGCCGGCACACATGATGAGACAGTCCGGACAGAAAGCTGGAGAGCTTTGGGGTCATTTTTCTGACGCCGCACAGCGATGCATGGTCTACACCGGACAGGATTACATCAACATTATGAAAGAGCTATTGGATGAATGGAAAATCGAACATGTAAAAGGACTGAATGAAAAAGCGGAAAAAGCACAGGAATACCTGATGAAACTTCCGGCAAGACTTCAGAAAATTACAGACCGTATTTCAACACCTGATCTGCAGTTCCAGTTCAACTGGGTGAAGAGCTAA